In one window of Flavobacterium ginsengisoli DNA:
- a CDS encoding TrkA C-terminal domain-containing protein has translation MLAIEAELESKGRHLFIERIRKGKDIFEAEKDTIVEENDVIALGGRREFMMNYVAVNEKEVLDVELLNFPVEVLTVMIVKKEVLNKTIGELRGSKIAHGVVIRSLKRAGIDMPVLPNTTFNKGDLIELVGTKKDVDRADIAYRLCRSGNKCNRYGICWIRNCLGRLVWRAYFKNQWCSN, from the coding sequence TTGCTCGCTATTGAAGCAGAATTGGAAAGCAAAGGGAGACATTTGTTTATAGAAAGAATTCGTAAAGGAAAAGACATTTTTGAAGCCGAAAAAGATACCATCGTAGAAGAAAATGATGTTATTGCACTTGGTGGCAGAAGAGAGTTTATGATGAATTATGTGGCTGTAAACGAAAAAGAAGTTTTAGATGTTGAACTCCTTAATTTTCCTGTAGAAGTCTTAACGGTTATGATTGTAAAAAAAGAGGTTCTAAACAAAACTATTGGGGAGTTAAGAGGCAGTAAAATTGCACATGGCGTTGTCATAAGATCTTTAAAAAGAGCAGGAATTGATATGCCTGTTCTACCTAACACAACTTTTAATAAAGGCGATCTGATTGAGCTTGTTGGAACTAAGAAAGATGTTGATCGAGCAGACATTGCATATAGGTTATGCAGATCGGGCAACAAATGCAACAGATATGGCATTTGTTGGATTAGGAATTGTCTTGGGAGGCTTGTTTGGCGCGCTTACTTTAAAAATCAGTGGTGTTCCAATTAG
- the aspD gene encoding aspartate 4-decarboxylase has product MQNYLTQRGDKIALLTPTFTPYIEIPELERYNFDVVHVQASGVGENGFHTWQYPDSELDKLKDPEIKVAFVVNPSNPPSSAMSTKTLNYIADIVKNHNPELMIITDDVYGTFINNFRSLMSVIPENTINVYSFSKYFGCTGWRLGTIAIYENNIFDKKIVALSDDRKKELHDRYATLTLEPEKIKFIDRLVADSRQVALNHTAGLSLPQQFQMMLFSAFCLLDTQDVYKTLTQSIIQKRLKLLWEGLEVPIIEDPMRAGYYSEIDIMVAAEHFYGNEFADWMKKNFEPVDVLFRLAEKTAIVLLNGGGFAGPEWSIRVSLANLPTDSYLILGKNVRKVIMEYLTSWENSKKQ; this is encoded by the coding sequence ATGCAAAACTACCTTACACAGCGAGGAGACAAAATAGCACTATTAACTCCAACATTTACACCTTATATAGAAATTCCCGAATTAGAGCGTTACAATTTTGATGTTGTGCATGTGCAGGCAAGTGGTGTGGGTGAAAACGGTTTTCATACTTGGCAATACCCAGACTCTGAGTTAGACAAATTGAAAGATCCGGAGATTAAAGTAGCATTTGTGGTTAATCCTAGCAATCCTCCGTCATCTGCAATGAGTACAAAAACACTTAATTATATCGCTGATATTGTTAAAAACCACAATCCGGAATTAATGATTATTACAGATGATGTCTACGGAACGTTTATCAATAATTTTAGGTCTCTGATGTCTGTTATTCCTGAGAATACGATCAATGTTTATTCTTTTTCTAAATATTTTGGATGTACAGGATGGAGATTGGGAACTATTGCAATTTATGAAAATAACATTTTTGATAAAAAAATTGTCGCTCTTAGCGATGATCGTAAAAAAGAGCTTCATGATCGTTATGCTACTTTAACTTTAGAACCAGAAAAAATTAAGTTTATTGACAGGCTTGTAGCCGATAGCCGACAAGTAGCTTTAAATCACACAGCAGGTTTGTCACTTCCGCAGCAATTTCAAATGATGCTTTTCTCTGCTTTTTGTCTGTTGGATACTCAAGATGTTTACAAAACTTTGACGCAGTCTATTATCCAAAAACGTTTAAAACTTTTATGGGAGGGATTAGAAGTTCCAATTATAGAAGATCCAATGAGAGCTGGATATTATTCTGAAATTGATATTATGGTAGCCGCAGAACATTTTTACGGAAATGAGTTTGCCGATTGGATGAAGAAAAATTTTGAGCCTGTAGATGTTTTGTTCCGTTTGGCTGAAAAAACAGCAATAGTGCTCTTAAACGGAGGCGGTTTTGCTGGTCCAGAGTGGAGTATAAGAGTAT